The Lasioglossum baleicum chromosome 15, iyLasBale1, whole genome shotgun sequence genome has a segment encoding these proteins:
- the Cycc gene encoding cyclin C encodes MAGNFWQSSHHQQWLLDKQDLVRERQHDLSILTEEEYQKLFIFFSNLIQVLGEQLKLRQQVIATATVYFKRFYARNSLKCIDPLLLAPTSVFLASKVEEFGVISNTRLITTCQTVVKNKFNYAYSQEFPYRTNHILECEFYLMEHLDCCLIVYQPYRPLLTLIQDVGPDDQLLTLTWRIINDSLRTDVCLLYPPYQIAIGCLQIACVILQKDVKSWFAELNADMEKIQEIARYIINLYELWKTYDEKKEIQGLLNKMPKPKAAPQR; translated from the exons ATGGCTGGCAATTTTTGGCAAAGTTCACACCA tCAACAATGGCTTCTAGATAAACAAGACCTCGTTCGGGAACGGCAACATGATCTTTCTATTTTAACGGAAGAAGAATATCAGAAACTATTTATCTTTTTCTCGAATT tGATTCAAGTATTGGGCGAACAACTAAAACTCAGGCAACAAGTTATAGCTACAGCAACTGTTTattttaaaaggttttatgcTCGCAACAGCTTAAAATGTATAGATCCTTTATTACTAGCACCTACGTCTGTCTTTTTAGCATCAAAAGTAGAAGAATTTGGAGTTATTTCTAATACTAGGTTAATTACAACTTGTCAAACTGTAG tgaaaaataaatttaattatgcgTATTCTCAAGAATTCCCATATCGTACAAATCATATTTTGGAATGTGAATTTTATCTTATGGAACACTTAGATTGTTGTTTAATTGTATATCAACCATATCGTCCGCTATTGACGCTTATCCAAGATGTGGGCCCAGACGATCAGTTATTAACGCTTACTTGGCGTATAATTAATGACAGTTTGAGAACAGATGTTTGTTTACTATATCCACCATATCAAATAGCAATCG GATGTTTACAAATAGCTTGTGTTATATTACAAAAGGATGTGAAGTCATGGTTTGCTGAACTCAATGCAGACATGGAAAAGATTCAAGAAATTGCTCgatatataattaatttatatgaattatgGAAAACTTACGAtgagaagaaagaaattcagggattattaaataaaatgccAAAACCAAAAGCTGCACCGCAGCGCTGA
- the Spred gene encoding sprouty-related protein with EVH-1 domain isoform X3 yields MTRDDSSGGWVPLSGGGLANVSVRRRATSSGGHQSNNTNGSGISTSTVVPSTTNSTQSVSTTAVTTTQSHGSSSSSPLGATKKRHEYLIYGKRITDQSVVLSCTIKKDFEYNKVMPTFHHWRTGEKRFGLTFQTAADARAFDKGVRTAVEELLEGLANSTLCGNSLDAGDEDVFMTLNLPAEPPEPRLSSETSRSIVRETNCHSQCSEYPDSHKPIHYIDPSIKAPSQHPLAASTADAGSDNYPYVQLTTLNHEYLYPIIDDHKGDRLDRSNTGGSLKKPDIIVSEPTKNTMNRNIRLRCKHCQELYTEQHNPRGSCEYAPDPVKRGIAKISCLSCAQGMLYHCMSDAEGDFSQNPCSCSTEEGCGRRWFGLALLSLIVPCLWIYPPLRAVHWCGRSCGMCGGRHHPME; encoded by the exons ATGACAAGGGATGATAGTTCCGGTGGTTGGGTTCCTTTAAGCGGCGGCGGTTTAGCTAATGTTTCGGTTAgaagaagagctacttcttCAGGTGGGCATCAGTCTAATAATACCAACGGGTCTGGTATTTCTACTTCGACTGTCGTACCCTCTACTACGAACTCTACGCAATCTGTATCAACTACAGCTGTCACTACAACCCAAAGTCATGGATCTTCAAGCAGTTCGCCGCTTGGTGCGACAAAGAAGAGGCACGAGTATCTTATTTATGGGAAACGAATCACTGATCAATCA GTTGTTCTTAGCTGTACAattaaaaaagattttgaaTATAATAAGGTAATGCCAACTTTTCATCACTGGAGGACAGGGGAGAAAAGGTTTGGTTTAACGTTTCAAACAGCTGCTGATGCAAGAGCTTTTGATAAAGGTGTTCGTACAGCTGTTGAAGAATTATTAGAAG gaTTGGCTAATTCAACGTTGTGCGGTAATTCATTAGATGCCGGCGATGAGGATGTTTTTATG aCTTTGAACTTGCCTGCGGAACCGCCGGAGCCACGTCTATCGTCAGAAACATCTCGTAGTATAGTTCGGGAGACTAATTGTCACTCCCAGTGTTCAGAGTATCCTGATTCACACAAACCTATCCATTATATTGATCCATCTATAAAAGCACCATCGCAACATCCTTTGGCAGCATCAACTGCCGATGCTGGATCGGATAACTATCCTTACGTGCAGCTCACAACTCTTAATCACGAGTATTTATATCCTATTATCGATGATCATAAAGGAGATCGGTTAGATAGATCTAATACTGGCGGTTCTTTGAAGAAGCCAGATATTATAGTATCTGAACCCACGAAAAATACTATGAATCGTAATATTCGATTACGATGTAAACATTGCCAAGAGCTTTATACGGAACAGCATAACCCGAGAGGATCGTGTGAATATGCACCTGATCCTGTTAAACGCGGAATCGCAAAAATTTCGTGTCTGTCATGTGCTCAGGGCATGTTGTACCATTGTATGAGTGACGCTGAAGGTGATTTCTCCCAGAATCCTTGCAG TTGTAGCACAGAAGAAGGATGTGGACGCAGATGGTTTGGATTGGCATTATTGTCACTGATCGTTCCTTGCTTGTGGATTTATCCTCCGCTGAGAGCTGTTCATTGGTGTGGCAGGTCCTGTGGAATGTGCGGGGGACGTCACCATCCGATGGAATAA
- the LOC143216624 gene encoding uncharacterized protein LOC143216624 isoform X2 gives MNGRVTNATQQCVEFLSRVVCWLWETLDKLMEILFDFLARLIELTLAVMNLIFQVICFLRDLWIEAMQTFANVFRGIVNVVRNITCEEVEDFALACIVVLLWIGFFRTLEPTFTVSSVSHTCRTQTTR, from the exons ATGAACGGCCGCGTGACCAACGCCACGCAGCAGTGCGTCGAATTTTTATCGCGAGTCGTGTGTTGGCTTTGGGAGACCCTCGACAAGTTAATGGAGATCTTGTTCGATTTCCTGGCGAGGTTAATCGAGCTGACACTAGCGGTGATGAACCTGATTTTCCAGGTGATCTGTTTCCTAAGGGACCTCTGGATCGAGGCCATGcaaacgttcgcgaacgttttCCGGGGGATCGTTAACGTTGTCAGGAACATCACCTGCGAGGAAGTCGAGGACTTTGCCTTGGCGTGTATCGTTGTCCTGCTGTGGATCGGTTTCTTCAG AACACTCGAGCCAACCTTTACCGTTTCTTCTGTGAGCCACACTTGCCGAACACAAACAACACGTTAA
- the Su(fu) gene encoding suppressor of fused, with protein MYGNMREREEFCRSFPPGLPAQPPTTRAPGLDALHSRCKEIYPDQSNPLTVTAVVKYWLGGPDPLDYISMYENPGCPEFGVPPHWHYISLGLSDLHGDGRIHPKSGPGRPSGFGFELTFRLVRERNEMTPPTWPANVMQQLAKYVFNSGNMLMPGDHVSWHAPLDNGNGRITQILMGRDPQLLTPIYTLHGDVSFVQIIGVTSEELQAAQHWNGLGLVSLLKTSHVCGPWLVTDMRRTRSIMEDEPSIAEKIQSGIEKEGSNLSGVSAKCWWVQVNYDRSSERYREKRNESDEEDDEEEDIKPVIKSERLSPCELDSSLSHDNFVKVLPGLHLTFNLEAGSLLPLAIKGRVMHGRHFTFKSILSNTAVTIVAPTVTGTLVSREKPYVVQGPWLQVLLPEDLSEKMAQEFQILNSPNEVQLPKTFSWPEHKLVITVIND; from the exons ATGTACGGAAATATGCGTGAAAGAGAGGAATTTTGCCGAAGTTTTCCTCCGGGACTACCAGCTCAGCCACCAACAACCAGAGCTCCGGGCCTTGACGCTCTGCACAGCCGTTGTAAAGAGATCTATCCAGATCAAAGCAATCCGCTCACTGTCACCGCTGTCGTTAAATATTG GTTGGGTGGTCCAGATCCTCTCGACTACATAAGCATGTACGAGAATCCTGGCTGTCCTGAATTTGGCGTACCGCCACATTGGCATTACATCAG TTTGGGCTTGTCGGATCTACACGGAGATGGAAGGATACATCCAAAAAGTGGTCCTGGTCGTCCGAGTGGGTTTGGATTCGAGTTGACCTTCAGATTagtcagagaaagaaacgaaaTGACTCCTCCTACTTGGCCAGCGAACGTCATGCAGCAATTAGCAAAATATGTTTTTAATTCTGGTAACATGTTGATGCCTGGCGATCATGTATCGTGGCATGCCCCTCTGGATAATGGCAACGGTCGCATCACACAGATCCTAATGGGGAGGGATCCTCAATTGCTGACACCTATATACACACTTCATGGTGAT GTTTCGTTTGTTCAAATTATAGGAGTGACGTCCGAAGAATTGCAGGCTGCGCAGCACTGGAACGGCTTAGGTCTTGTTAGTTTATTAAAAACCAGTCATGTTTGTGGACCTTGGTTGGTAACAGATATGAGAAGGACACGGTCCATCATGGAGGATGAACCCTCCATAGCAGAGAAGATACAAAGCGGGATAGAGAAGGAGGGGTCTAATTTAAGCGGCGTCTCTGCAAAATGTTG GTGGGTTCAAGTGAACTACGACAGAAGTTCAGAAAGATATAGAGAGAAAAGGAACGAATCGGATGAAGAAGACGATGAGGAAGAAGATATCAAACCAGTTATAAAATCGGAAAGACTATCGCCGTGCGAACTGGATTCGAGTTTGTCGCACGATAATTTTGTTAAAGTCTTACCAGGACTTCATTTAACTTTTAACCTCGAAGCGGGATCCTTGTTACCGTTAGCAATCAA ggGACGCGTGATGCATGGCAGGCATTTTACGTTCAAGTCTATATTGTCTAACACAGCTGTTACTATCGTCGCACCGACAGTCACTGGGACACTGGTCTCTAGAGAAAAGCCGTATGTAGTTCAAGGACCATGGTTGCAAGTCCTGCTGCCGGAGGATCTGTCGGAAAAAATGGCCCAAGAGTTCCAAATTTTAAACTCGCCAAATGAA GTTCAACTGCCAAAGACATTTTCATGGCCCGAGCATAAACTCGTCATTACTGTCATTAACGATTGA
- the Spred gene encoding sprouty-related protein with EVH-1 domain isoform X4, producing MTEASEDGNYLVRVRAQVMTRDDSSGGWVPLSGGGLANVSVRRRATSSAVTTTQSHGSSSSSPLGATKKRHEYLIYGKRITDQSVVLSCTIKKDFEYNKVMPTFHHWRTGEKRFGLTFQTAADARAFDKGVRTAVEELLEGLANSTLCGNSLDAGDEDVFMTLNLPAEPPEPRLSSETSRSIVRETNCHSQCSEYPDSHKPIHYIDPSIKAPSQHPLAASTADAGSDNYPYVQLTTLNHEYLYPIIDDHKGDRLDRSNTGGSLKKPDIIVSEPTKNTMNRNIRLRCKHCQELYTEQHNPRGSCEYAPDPVKRGIAKISCLSCAQGMLYHCMSDAEGDFSQNPCSCSTEEGCGRRWFGLALLSLIVPCLWIYPPLRAVHWCGRSCGMCGGRHHPME from the exons ATGACAGAGGCGTCAGAGGA TGGTAACTATCTAGTGAGGGTTCGTGCCCAGGTAATGACAAGGGATGATAGTTCCGGTGGTTGGGTTCCTTTAAGCGGCGGCGGTTTAGCTAATGTTTCGGTTAgaagaagagctacttcttCAG CTGTCACTACAACCCAAAGTCATGGATCTTCAAGCAGTTCGCCGCTTGGTGCGACAAAGAAGAGGCACGAGTATCTTATTTATGGGAAACGAATCACTGATCAATCA GTTGTTCTTAGCTGTACAattaaaaaagattttgaaTATAATAAGGTAATGCCAACTTTTCATCACTGGAGGACAGGGGAGAAAAGGTTTGGTTTAACGTTTCAAACAGCTGCTGATGCAAGAGCTTTTGATAAAGGTGTTCGTACAGCTGTTGAAGAATTATTAGAAG gaTTGGCTAATTCAACGTTGTGCGGTAATTCATTAGATGCCGGCGATGAGGATGTTTTTATG aCTTTGAACTTGCCTGCGGAACCGCCGGAGCCACGTCTATCGTCAGAAACATCTCGTAGTATAGTTCGGGAGACTAATTGTCACTCCCAGTGTTCAGAGTATCCTGATTCACACAAACCTATCCATTATATTGATCCATCTATAAAAGCACCATCGCAACATCCTTTGGCAGCATCAACTGCCGATGCTGGATCGGATAACTATCCTTACGTGCAGCTCACAACTCTTAATCACGAGTATTTATATCCTATTATCGATGATCATAAAGGAGATCGGTTAGATAGATCTAATACTGGCGGTTCTTTGAAGAAGCCAGATATTATAGTATCTGAACCCACGAAAAATACTATGAATCGTAATATTCGATTACGATGTAAACATTGCCAAGAGCTTTATACGGAACAGCATAACCCGAGAGGATCGTGTGAATATGCACCTGATCCTGTTAAACGCGGAATCGCAAAAATTTCGTGTCTGTCATGTGCTCAGGGCATGTTGTACCATTGTATGAGTGACGCTGAAGGTGATTTCTCCCAGAATCCTTGCAG TTGTAGCACAGAAGAAGGATGTGGACGCAGATGGTTTGGATTGGCATTATTGTCACTGATCGTTCCTTGCTTGTGGATTTATCCTCCGCTGAGAGCTGTTCATTGGTGTGGCAGGTCCTGTGGAATGTGCGGGGGACGTCACCATCCGATGGAATAA
- the Spred gene encoding sprouty-related protein with EVH-1 domain isoform X5 yields MTRDDSSGGWVPLSGGGLANVSVRRRATSSAVTTTQSHGSSSSSPLGATKKRHEYLIYGKRITDQSVVLSCTIKKDFEYNKVMPTFHHWRTGEKRFGLTFQTAADARAFDKGVRTAVEELLEGLANSTLCGNSLDAGDEDVFMTLNLPAEPPEPRLSSETSRSIVRETNCHSQCSEYPDSHKPIHYIDPSIKAPSQHPLAASTADAGSDNYPYVQLTTLNHEYLYPIIDDHKGDRLDRSNTGGSLKKPDIIVSEPTKNTMNRNIRLRCKHCQELYTEQHNPRGSCEYAPDPVKRGIAKISCLSCAQGMLYHCMSDAEGDFSQNPCSCSTEEGCGRRWFGLALLSLIVPCLWIYPPLRAVHWCGRSCGMCGGRHHPME; encoded by the exons ATGACAAGGGATGATAGTTCCGGTGGTTGGGTTCCTTTAAGCGGCGGCGGTTTAGCTAATGTTTCGGTTAgaagaagagctacttcttCAG CTGTCACTACAACCCAAAGTCATGGATCTTCAAGCAGTTCGCCGCTTGGTGCGACAAAGAAGAGGCACGAGTATCTTATTTATGGGAAACGAATCACTGATCAATCA GTTGTTCTTAGCTGTACAattaaaaaagattttgaaTATAATAAGGTAATGCCAACTTTTCATCACTGGAGGACAGGGGAGAAAAGGTTTGGTTTAACGTTTCAAACAGCTGCTGATGCAAGAGCTTTTGATAAAGGTGTTCGTACAGCTGTTGAAGAATTATTAGAAG gaTTGGCTAATTCAACGTTGTGCGGTAATTCATTAGATGCCGGCGATGAGGATGTTTTTATG aCTTTGAACTTGCCTGCGGAACCGCCGGAGCCACGTCTATCGTCAGAAACATCTCGTAGTATAGTTCGGGAGACTAATTGTCACTCCCAGTGTTCAGAGTATCCTGATTCACACAAACCTATCCATTATATTGATCCATCTATAAAAGCACCATCGCAACATCCTTTGGCAGCATCAACTGCCGATGCTGGATCGGATAACTATCCTTACGTGCAGCTCACAACTCTTAATCACGAGTATTTATATCCTATTATCGATGATCATAAAGGAGATCGGTTAGATAGATCTAATACTGGCGGTTCTTTGAAGAAGCCAGATATTATAGTATCTGAACCCACGAAAAATACTATGAATCGTAATATTCGATTACGATGTAAACATTGCCAAGAGCTTTATACGGAACAGCATAACCCGAGAGGATCGTGTGAATATGCACCTGATCCTGTTAAACGCGGAATCGCAAAAATTTCGTGTCTGTCATGTGCTCAGGGCATGTTGTACCATTGTATGAGTGACGCTGAAGGTGATTTCTCCCAGAATCCTTGCAG TTGTAGCACAGAAGAAGGATGTGGACGCAGATGGTTTGGATTGGCATTATTGTCACTGATCGTTCCTTGCTTGTGGATTTATCCTCCGCTGAGAGCTGTTCATTGGTGTGGCAGGTCCTGTGGAATGTGCGGGGGACGTCACCATCCGATGGAATAA
- the LOC143216624 gene encoding uncharacterized protein LOC143216624 isoform X1, producing the protein MNGRVTNATQQCVEFLSRVVCWLWETLDKLMEILFDFLARLIELTLAVMNLIFQVICFLRDLWIEAMQTFANVFRGIVNVVRNITCEEVEDFALACIVVLLWIGFFRFAKNLIAQNTRANLYRFFCEPHLPNTNNTLTVEKGEECVCPVRRRAGRRVVRRNDRRSRTDTVDEKLHD; encoded by the exons ATGAACGGCCGCGTGACCAACGCCACGCAGCAGTGCGTCGAATTTTTATCGCGAGTCGTGTGTTGGCTTTGGGAGACCCTCGACAAGTTAATGGAGATCTTGTTCGATTTCCTGGCGAGGTTAATCGAGCTGACACTAGCGGTGATGAACCTGATTTTCCAGGTGATCTGTTTCCTAAGGGACCTCTGGATCGAGGCCATGcaaacgttcgcgaacgttttCCGGGGGATCGTTAACGTTGTCAGGAACATCACCTGCGAGGAAGTCGAGGACTTTGCCTTGGCGTGTATCGTTGTCCTGCTGTGGATCGGTTTCTTCAGGTTCGCCAAGAACTTGATCGCTCAA AACACTCGAGCCAACCTTTACCGTTTCTTCTGTGAGCCACACTTGCCGAACACAAACAACACGTTAACGGTCGAAAAAGGAGAGGAGTGCGTTTGTCCTGTGAGAAGAAGAGCGGGGAGGAGGGTCGTTAGACGAAATGATAGACGATCCAGGACAGATACCGTAGATGAAAAATTGCACGATTGA
- the Spred gene encoding sprouty-related protein with EVH-1 domain isoform X2, whose product MTEASEDGNYLVRVRAQVMTRDDSSGGWVPLSGGGLANVSVRRRATSSGGHQSNNTNGSGISTSTVVPSTTNSTQSVSTTAVTTTQSHGSSSSSPLGATKKRHEYLIYGKRITDQSVVLSCTIKKDFEYNKVMPTFHHWRTGEKRFGLTFQTAADARAFDKGVRTAVEELLEDAGDEDVFMTLNLPAEPPEPRLSSETSRSIVRETNCHSQCSEYPDSHKPIHYIDPSIKAPSQHPLAASTADAGSDNYPYVQLTTLNHEYLYPIIDDHKGDRLDRSNTGGSLKKPDIIVSEPTKNTMNRNIRLRCKHCQELYTEQHNPRGSCEYAPDPVKRGIAKISCLSCAQGMLYHCMSDAEGDFSQNPCSCSTEEGCGRRWFGLALLSLIVPCLWIYPPLRAVHWCGRSCGMCGGRHHPME is encoded by the exons ATGACAGAGGCGTCAGAGGA TGGTAACTATCTAGTGAGGGTTCGTGCCCAGGTAATGACAAGGGATGATAGTTCCGGTGGTTGGGTTCCTTTAAGCGGCGGCGGTTTAGCTAATGTTTCGGTTAgaagaagagctacttcttCAGGTGGGCATCAGTCTAATAATACCAACGGGTCTGGTATTTCTACTTCGACTGTCGTACCCTCTACTACGAACTCTACGCAATCTGTATCAACTACAGCTGTCACTACAACCCAAAGTCATGGATCTTCAAGCAGTTCGCCGCTTGGTGCGACAAAGAAGAGGCACGAGTATCTTATTTATGGGAAACGAATCACTGATCAATCA GTTGTTCTTAGCTGTACAattaaaaaagattttgaaTATAATAAGGTAATGCCAACTTTTCATCACTGGAGGACAGGGGAGAAAAGGTTTGGTTTAACGTTTCAAACAGCTGCTGATGCAAGAGCTTTTGATAAAGGTGTTCGTACAGCTGTTGAAGAATTATTAGAAG ATGCCGGCGATGAGGATGTTTTTATG aCTTTGAACTTGCCTGCGGAACCGCCGGAGCCACGTCTATCGTCAGAAACATCTCGTAGTATAGTTCGGGAGACTAATTGTCACTCCCAGTGTTCAGAGTATCCTGATTCACACAAACCTATCCATTATATTGATCCATCTATAAAAGCACCATCGCAACATCCTTTGGCAGCATCAACTGCCGATGCTGGATCGGATAACTATCCTTACGTGCAGCTCACAACTCTTAATCACGAGTATTTATATCCTATTATCGATGATCATAAAGGAGATCGGTTAGATAGATCTAATACTGGCGGTTCTTTGAAGAAGCCAGATATTATAGTATCTGAACCCACGAAAAATACTATGAATCGTAATATTCGATTACGATGTAAACATTGCCAAGAGCTTTATACGGAACAGCATAACCCGAGAGGATCGTGTGAATATGCACCTGATCCTGTTAAACGCGGAATCGCAAAAATTTCGTGTCTGTCATGTGCTCAGGGCATGTTGTACCATTGTATGAGTGACGCTGAAGGTGATTTCTCCCAGAATCCTTGCAG TTGTAGCACAGAAGAAGGATGTGGACGCAGATGGTTTGGATTGGCATTATTGTCACTGATCGTTCCTTGCTTGTGGATTTATCCTCCGCTGAGAGCTGTTCATTGGTGTGGCAGGTCCTGTGGAATGTGCGGGGGACGTCACCATCCGATGGAATAA
- the Fdx1 gene encoding adrenodoxin-like protein 1, mitochondrial Ferredoxin 1 has translation MISGIKNIFICVTCAARYPCKIGAGIGTKVTTKMTFILRPVSWKHVIQKSFLPVNHLITTPALEFHTSKYSCHGEYEMQDPKTEADIVNVTFIDKTGTKIPVKGKVGDNVLYLAHRHGIEMEGACEASLACTTCHVYVHHDYVDKLPTAEEKEEDLLDLAPFLKENSRLGCQIILTRNLDGIELELPQATRNFYVDGHTPAPH, from the exons ATGATCAGTGgaataaagaatatttttatttgtgtaACGTGCGCTGCGCGGTATCCTTGTAAAATTGGAGCAGGAATTGGAACCAAAGTAACAACAAAAATGACATTTATTCTAAGGCCTGTATCATGGAAACATGTAAtacaaaaatcatttttaccAGTCAATCATTTAATAACTACACCAGCTCTCGAATTCCATACGTCGAAAT ATTCATGTCACGGTGAATATGAAATGCAAGATCCAAAAACAGAAGCTGATAT tgtAAATGTAACATTTATTGATAAGACAGGAACGAAGATACCAGTGAAAGGAAAAGTAGGAGACAATGTATTGTATTTAGCTCATAGACATGGAATCGAGATGGAAGGAGCTTGTGAAGCATCCCTTGCTTGTACTACATGTCACGTGTATGTACATCATGATTATGTAGATAAATTACCAACGGCTGAAGAGAAGGAAGAAGATCTGTTAGATTTGGCACCATTTTTAAAAGAGAATTCACGATTGG GTTGCCAAATTATATTAACGAGAAACTTAGATGGTATAGAATTAGAGTTGCCACAAGCAACAAGGAATTTCTATGTAGATGGTCATACGCCAGCTCCACATTAA
- the LOC143216626 gene encoding uncharacterized protein LOC143216626: MDAGFSWIVCFGLIALLVVSQGWAIDCFKCVSIDGDNKPCDDPFHNNGSLAFLESPCLGGRKGRDGLFPATACIKIAGIYDESGISLTVRSCALDSGTLTTDSEIIRMSHCGGFYFDDKYVRGCVQSCNDADACNGSTRRAASFMLLILSLFAEFV; this comes from the exons ATGGATGCCGGCTTCTCGTGGATCGTCTGTTTCGGGCTGATCGCGCTACTCGTCGTGTCGCAAG GCTGGGCCATCGACTGTTTCAAATGCGTGTCAATCGACGGGGACAATAAGCCCTGCGACGACCCGTTCCACAATAACGGGAGCCTCGCATTCTTGGAGTCGCCATGTCTGGGAGGTCGCAAGGGCCGCGATGGTCTCTTCCCTGCGACCGCGTGCATCAAAATAGCAGGCATATACG ATGAGTCTGGGATCTCTTTAACGGTGAGGAGCTGCGCGTTGGACAGCGGAACTTTGACGACCGACTCGGAAATTATAAGAATGTCGCATTGCGGAGGGTTCTACTTCGACGACAA ATATGTCCGCGGTTGCGTGCAATCCTGCAACGATGCGGACGCCTGCAACGGATCAACGCGGCGAGCAGCTTCGTTTATGCTTCTAATCTTGTCGCTTTTCGCCGAGTTCGTCTGA
- the Spred gene encoding sprouty-related protein with EVH-1 domain isoform X1, which produces MTEASEDGNYLVRVRAQVMTRDDSSGGWVPLSGGGLANVSVRRRATSSGGHQSNNTNGSGISTSTVVPSTTNSTQSVSTTAVTTTQSHGSSSSSPLGATKKRHEYLIYGKRITDQSVVLSCTIKKDFEYNKVMPTFHHWRTGEKRFGLTFQTAADARAFDKGVRTAVEELLEGLANSTLCGNSLDAGDEDVFMTLNLPAEPPEPRLSSETSRSIVRETNCHSQCSEYPDSHKPIHYIDPSIKAPSQHPLAASTADAGSDNYPYVQLTTLNHEYLYPIIDDHKGDRLDRSNTGGSLKKPDIIVSEPTKNTMNRNIRLRCKHCQELYTEQHNPRGSCEYAPDPVKRGIAKISCLSCAQGMLYHCMSDAEGDFSQNPCSCSTEEGCGRRWFGLALLSLIVPCLWIYPPLRAVHWCGRSCGMCGGRHHPME; this is translated from the exons ATGACAGAGGCGTCAGAGGA TGGTAACTATCTAGTGAGGGTTCGTGCCCAGGTAATGACAAGGGATGATAGTTCCGGTGGTTGGGTTCCTTTAAGCGGCGGCGGTTTAGCTAATGTTTCGGTTAgaagaagagctacttcttCAGGTGGGCATCAGTCTAATAATACCAACGGGTCTGGTATTTCTACTTCGACTGTCGTACCCTCTACTACGAACTCTACGCAATCTGTATCAACTACAGCTGTCACTACAACCCAAAGTCATGGATCTTCAAGCAGTTCGCCGCTTGGTGCGACAAAGAAGAGGCACGAGTATCTTATTTATGGGAAACGAATCACTGATCAATCA GTTGTTCTTAGCTGTACAattaaaaaagattttgaaTATAATAAGGTAATGCCAACTTTTCATCACTGGAGGACAGGGGAGAAAAGGTTTGGTTTAACGTTTCAAACAGCTGCTGATGCAAGAGCTTTTGATAAAGGTGTTCGTACAGCTGTTGAAGAATTATTAGAAG gaTTGGCTAATTCAACGTTGTGCGGTAATTCATTAGATGCCGGCGATGAGGATGTTTTTATG aCTTTGAACTTGCCTGCGGAACCGCCGGAGCCACGTCTATCGTCAGAAACATCTCGTAGTATAGTTCGGGAGACTAATTGTCACTCCCAGTGTTCAGAGTATCCTGATTCACACAAACCTATCCATTATATTGATCCATCTATAAAAGCACCATCGCAACATCCTTTGGCAGCATCAACTGCCGATGCTGGATCGGATAACTATCCTTACGTGCAGCTCACAACTCTTAATCACGAGTATTTATATCCTATTATCGATGATCATAAAGGAGATCGGTTAGATAGATCTAATACTGGCGGTTCTTTGAAGAAGCCAGATATTATAGTATCTGAACCCACGAAAAATACTATGAATCGTAATATTCGATTACGATGTAAACATTGCCAAGAGCTTTATACGGAACAGCATAACCCGAGAGGATCGTGTGAATATGCACCTGATCCTGTTAAACGCGGAATCGCAAAAATTTCGTGTCTGTCATGTGCTCAGGGCATGTTGTACCATTGTATGAGTGACGCTGAAGGTGATTTCTCCCAGAATCCTTGCAG TTGTAGCACAGAAGAAGGATGTGGACGCAGATGGTTTGGATTGGCATTATTGTCACTGATCGTTCCTTGCTTGTGGATTTATCCTCCGCTGAGAGCTGTTCATTGGTGTGGCAGGTCCTGTGGAATGTGCGGGGGACGTCACCATCCGATGGAATAA